One Gaiella occulta genomic region harbors:
- the tgt gene encoding tRNA guanosine(34) transglycosylase Tgt: MTTAFTLAATDGAARAGTVHTAHGQFETPAFMPVGTKATVKLLHPDEVRALGAQVILGNAYHLHFRPGEDVIEDLGGLHAFSGWDGPILTDSGGFQIFSLRDTLLAVDDDGVTFRSVYDGAPERLTPEDVCEIQRRLGSDIAMCLDICSPARAPRAELEEAARRTLRWAERQVDAPRAPGQLRFGIAQGGIDPELRRRSIEDVVALGFDGNALGGLAVGESREEMLETVAWSAPLLPADRPRYFMGLGDTDGILGVVAAGIDMFDCVLPTRTARTGSALTASGRINLRNARFARDPRPLEEGCDCPACARFSRAYIRHLVNQQEALGLRLLSLHNLTFVHRLTAGARAAITRGEFAVYRAAALERLAAGPQEDPWDR; this comes from the coding sequence GTGACAACCGCGTTCACCCTCGCGGCGACCGACGGCGCAGCCCGCGCCGGGACGGTGCACACCGCGCACGGGCAATTCGAGACGCCGGCGTTCATGCCGGTCGGCACGAAGGCGACCGTGAAGCTGCTCCACCCCGACGAGGTGCGCGCGCTCGGGGCGCAGGTGATCCTCGGGAACGCGTATCACCTGCACTTCCGGCCGGGCGAGGACGTCATCGAGGATCTCGGCGGCCTGCACGCGTTCTCCGGCTGGGACGGGCCTATCCTCACCGACTCGGGCGGGTTCCAGATCTTCTCCCTGCGCGACACGCTGCTCGCCGTCGACGACGACGGCGTCACGTTCCGCTCCGTCTACGACGGCGCCCCCGAGCGCCTCACGCCGGAGGACGTGTGCGAGATCCAGCGGCGGCTCGGCTCCGACATCGCCATGTGCCTCGACATCTGCTCGCCCGCGCGCGCCCCCCGCGCCGAGCTCGAGGAGGCGGCGCGGCGCACCCTGCGCTGGGCCGAGCGCCAGGTCGACGCGCCGCGCGCTCCCGGCCAGCTTCGCTTCGGCATCGCCCAGGGGGGCATCGACCCGGAGCTGCGGCGCCGCTCGATCGAGGACGTCGTCGCGCTCGGGTTCGACGGCAACGCGCTCGGCGGGCTCGCCGTCGGTGAGAGCCGCGAGGAGATGCTCGAGACCGTCGCGTGGTCGGCGCCGCTCCTTCCGGCCGATCGCCCCCGCTACTTCATGGGGCTCGGCGACACCGACGGGATCCTCGGTGTCGTGGCCGCGGGCATCGACATGTTCGACTGCGTGCTGCCGACGCGCACGGCGCGCACGGGGTCGGCGCTGACCGCGAGCGGCCGCATCAACCTCCGCAACGCCCGTTTCGCCCGCGACCCGCGCCCGCTCGAGGAGGGCTGCGACTGCCCCGCCTGCGCGCGCTTCTCGCGCGCCTACATCCGCCATCTCGTCAACCAGCAGGAGGCGCTCGGCCTGCGGCTGCTCTCCCTGCATAATCTCACCTTCGTCCACCGACTGACCGCGGGCGCGCGGGCGGCGATCACGCGCGGCGAGTTCGCGGTCTACCGGGCCGCGGCGCTCGAGCGTCTCGCCGCCGGGCCCCAGGAGGATCCATGGGATCGTTGA
- a CDS encoding phasin family protein, with protein sequence MVETGDAPNGTYERTLEQLLLAGLGWVSLGAEAADQVADELARRVGIDRDEMRGAFRDTVTSWRREAERLGTRRGEAGDRALRRLGLARREDVEDLALRVAQLEHRLRLLERRS encoded by the coding sequence ATGGTCGAGACGGGCGACGCGCCGAACGGCACGTACGAGCGGACGCTCGAGCAGCTCCTGCTCGCCGGCCTCGGCTGGGTCTCGCTCGGCGCCGAGGCCGCCGACCAGGTCGCCGACGAGCTCGCGCGGCGCGTCGGCATCGACCGTGACGAGATGCGGGGCGCCTTCCGCGACACGGTCACGAGCTGGCGGCGGGAGGCCGAGCGTCTCGGCACGCGGCGCGGCGAGGCCGGCGACAGGGCGCTGCGGCGGCTCGGCCTCGCCCGTCGCGAGGACGTCGAGGATCTCGCCCTCCGCGTGGCCCAGCTCGAGCACCGGCTGCGCCTCCTCGAGAGGCGCTCCTGA
- a CDS encoding response regulator transcription factor, whose protein sequence is MPTELLLVESEPETRGFLERHLRSDGFRVHEAGWDAQALDIAERSRPHVVIAGEPDLCARLREGEPGRRWDRNVPVIVLADPDADPVDRVRAFEKGADDVVERHLYLELVARIHALLRRSGVGLADVLEVGDLVIDHRARQVRLGGVPVPLAAKEFDLAARLASDPERVFSKEELLRDVWGLRGRLVTRTVDSHASRLRRKLRAAGDGRFVVNVWGKGYRML, encoded by the coding sequence GTGCCCACCGAGCTGCTTCTCGTCGAGTCGGAGCCCGAGACGCGGGGGTTCCTCGAGCGCCATCTGCGCTCCGACGGCTTCCGCGTGCACGAGGCGGGCTGGGACGCGCAGGCTCTCGACATCGCCGAGCGCTCGCGCCCGCACGTCGTGATCGCGGGGGAGCCCGATCTGTGCGCGCGGCTGCGGGAAGGGGAGCCCGGCCGTCGCTGGGACCGGAACGTCCCCGTGATCGTGCTCGCCGACCCCGATGCCGACCCCGTCGACCGCGTGCGCGCGTTCGAGAAGGGAGCCGACGACGTGGTCGAGCGCCACCTGTACCTCGAGCTCGTGGCGCGGATCCACGCGCTGCTGCGCCGCTCCGGCGTCGGCCTCGCGGACGTGCTCGAGGTCGGCGACCTTGTCATCGACCACCGTGCCCGGCAGGTGCGCCTCGGCGGCGTCCCGGTGCCGCTCGCCGCGAAGGAGTTCGACCTCGCGGCGCGACTCGCGAGCGACCCGGAGCGCGTGTTCTCGAAGGAGGAGCTCCTCCGCGACGTCTGGGGGCTGAGGGGCCGGCTCGTGACACGGACGGTCGACTCGCACGCCTCCCGGCTGCGGCGGAAGCTGCGCGCCGCGGGCGACGGACGCTTCGTCGTCAACGTGTGGGGGAAGGGCTATCGCATGCTGTGA
- the yajC gene encoding preprotein translocase subunit YajC: MGSLIIIVALFALLWVLMIRPQRAKQQQQQRMLSTIEPGDEILTVGGIYGIVQELEDGEDGDDLIVEIAEGIHVRVARRAVATVVHPEPDDDEADEDAGLAEGGGGDDDADAEPQGAGTPPPSERS, from the coding sequence ATGGGATCGTTGATCATCATCGTCGCGCTGTTCGCCCTGCTCTGGGTGCTCATGATCAGGCCGCAGCGCGCCAAGCAGCAGCAACAGCAGCGGATGCTGAGCACGATCGAGCCGGGCGACGAGATCCTCACCGTGGGAGGCATCTACGGCATCGTCCAGGAGCTCGAGGACGGGGAGGACGGCGACGACCTCATCGTCGAGATCGCCGAGGGCATCCACGTGCGCGTCGCCCGTCGCGCCGTCGCCACCGTCGTCCATCCCGAGCCCGACGACGACGAAGCGGACGAGGACGCCGGCCTCGCCGAGGGCGGCGGCGGGGACGACGACGCGGATGCCGAGCCGCAGGGGGCCGGCACGCCGCCGCCGTCCGAGCGCAGCTAG
- a CDS encoding decaprenyl-phosphate phosphoribosyltransferase encodes MPEAAASADAVELPRRRSPRRAALVALRPRQWAKNLLLFAGIIFAAKLGEVVRWAEALTAFAVYCAASSAAYIVNDVQDADDDRRHPVKRRRPVAARELTNRQALMLAAVLGVAALVLAAALGAPSVALLAAFALLQAAYTLQLKHVALVDVLVIAGLFVIRAAAGAAAVDVRISPWLLVCTGLLALFLALGKRRAELVLVERTAHRGRPVLDGYSIVLVDQLLTVVAAATIAAYTVYTLTARDTPALAATVPFVVFGLLRYLLLVHRHSAGEEPENVLLGDLPILVAVAGWAVTSAAILAFA; translated from the coding sequence GTGCCCGAGGCCGCCGCCAGCGCCGACGCCGTGGAGCTGCCGCGTCGCCGCTCGCCGCGCCGAGCCGCGCTCGTGGCGCTGCGCCCGCGGCAGTGGGCGAAGAACCTGCTGCTCTTCGCCGGCATCATCTTCGCCGCCAAGCTCGGCGAGGTCGTGCGGTGGGCCGAGGCGCTCACCGCGTTCGCCGTCTACTGCGCCGCCTCGAGCGCCGCCTACATCGTCAACGACGTGCAAGACGCCGACGACGATCGCCGTCATCCGGTCAAGAGGCGCCGCCCGGTGGCCGCCCGCGAGCTCACGAACCGGCAGGCGCTCATGCTCGCCGCCGTTCTGGGGGTCGCCGCCCTCGTGCTCGCCGCCGCGCTCGGGGCGCCGTCGGTCGCGCTGCTCGCTGCGTTCGCGCTCCTGCAGGCGGCGTACACCCTGCAGCTCAAGCACGTCGCCCTCGTCGACGTGCTCGTGATCGCGGGGCTGTTCGTGATCCGGGCGGCCGCCGGGGCGGCGGCCGTGGACGTCCGCATCTCCCCGTGGCTGCTCGTCTGCACGGGGCTGCTGGCGCTCTTCCTCGCTCTCGGCAAGCGCCGCGCGGAGCTCGTGCTCGTCGAGCGCACCGCGCACCGTGGACGGCCGGTGCTCGACGGGTACTCGATCGTGCTCGTCGACCAGCTCCTGACGGTGGTCGCCGCCGCCACGATCGCGGCGTACACCGTGTACACGCTGACGGCCCGCGACACGCCGGCGCTCGCCGCCACCGTGCCATTCGTCGTCTTCGGGCTCCTCCGCTACCTGCTGCTCGTCCACCGGCACTCCGCCGGGGAGGAGCCGGAGAACGTGCTGCTCGGCGACCTGCCGATCCTCGTCGCCGTCGCGGGCTGGGCGGTCACCTCTGCCGCGATCCTCGCCTTCGCGTAG
- a CDS encoding ABC1 kinase family protein — protein sequence MSPVRPQRKIGRLSEIGRVATRHGFGYLVDRRRRDDRREPADRGRRLREMLDELGPTFVKFGQLLSTRPDLVPPDIVAELRGLQDDVSPFPFAQVREVVETELGLTVEQAFTAFDEHPIAAASIGQVHRATLPNGQQVVVKVQRPAAPRQVESDLQLMRSAARVVRERVRALDFIDAEALVEEFARSIHQELDYGNEARNAETFRRNFGDSEQVVVPKVIRPYSGERVLTLEYLEGAQFADLDLESRSPEERRELAYRMTDAWMTMIFRHGFFHGDPHPANILLLEDGRIGLVDFGLAGRLTEEDMTRLTRLFVDAATENVEALPRRLSELGLRYPKEREDELRAAIEDLYYRYYGSSLSEIDPIEVIREGLDLIYSLNLRLPSRFVVLDKTIATLGAVGIELYPEFNVFEVARPYARGLLADRFSPRRMSLRAQHEVRELAGIARELPYQARDVLEQARQGQLELQLRNPGLDDLAYHIDHALNRLAVALIVLGGLVGSSIVGVLAKEGPRVMGLHALSFVGFVISSLFGLWLVWGIARSGRL from the coding sequence ATGAGCCCCGTGCGGCCCCAGCGCAAGATCGGCCGGCTCTCCGAGATCGGGCGCGTCGCCACCCGGCACGGCTTCGGCTACCTCGTCGACCGGCGCCGTCGGGACGATCGACGCGAGCCCGCCGACCGGGGGCGCCGGCTGCGCGAGATGCTCGACGAGCTCGGCCCGACGTTCGTCAAGTTCGGCCAGCTGCTCTCGACCCGCCCGGACCTCGTGCCGCCCGACATCGTCGCGGAGCTGCGCGGGTTGCAGGACGACGTCAGCCCGTTCCCGTTCGCCCAGGTGCGCGAGGTCGTCGAGACGGAGCTCGGGCTCACCGTCGAGCAGGCGTTCACCGCCTTCGACGAGCATCCCATCGCCGCCGCGTCGATCGGCCAGGTACACCGGGCGACGCTCCCGAACGGGCAGCAGGTGGTCGTCAAGGTGCAGCGCCCCGCGGCTCCGCGCCAGGTGGAGTCAGACCTGCAGTTGATGCGCTCGGCCGCCCGCGTCGTGCGCGAGCGCGTGCGGGCGCTCGACTTCATCGACGCGGAGGCGCTCGTCGAGGAGTTCGCGCGCTCGATCCACCAGGAGCTCGACTACGGCAACGAGGCCCGCAACGCGGAGACGTTCCGCCGCAACTTCGGCGACTCCGAGCAGGTCGTCGTGCCGAAGGTGATCCGGCCCTACTCGGGGGAACGGGTGCTCACGCTCGAGTACCTCGAGGGCGCGCAGTTCGCCGACCTCGATCTCGAGTCGCGCTCCCCGGAGGAGCGGCGCGAGCTCGCCTACCGCATGACCGACGCGTGGATGACGATGATCTTCCGCCACGGCTTCTTCCACGGCGACCCCCACCCGGCCAACATCCTGCTGCTCGAGGACGGCCGCATCGGCCTCGTCGACTTCGGCCTCGCCGGCCGCCTTACCGAGGAGGACATGACCCGCCTGACGCGGCTGTTCGTCGACGCCGCGACGGAGAACGTGGAGGCGCTGCCGCGCCGCCTCTCCGAGCTCGGCCTGCGCTACCCGAAGGAGCGCGAGGACGAGCTGCGCGCCGCGATCGAGGACCTGTACTACCGCTACTACGGCTCGAGCCTCTCCGAGATCGATCCGATCGAGGTGATCCGCGAGGGGCTCGACCTCATCTACTCGCTCAACCTGCGCCTGCCGAGCAGGTTCGTCGTGCTCGACAAGACGATCGCGACGCTCGGCGCCGTCGGCATCGAGCTCTACCCGGAGTTCAACGTGTTCGAGGTCGCGCGGCCGTACGCGCGCGGCCTGCTCGCCGACCGCTTCTCGCCGCGACGGATGTCGCTGCGCGCCCAGCACGAGGTGCGCGAGCTCGCGGGGATCGCGCGCGAGCTCCCCTACCAGGCGCGCGACGTGCTCGAGCAGGCACGGCAGGGGCAGCTCGAGCTGCAGCTGCGCAACCCGGGGCTCGACGACCTCGCCTACCACATCGACCACGCGCTCAACCGCCTGGCGGTAGCGCTGATCGTTCTCGGCGGCCTCGTCGGCTCGTCGATCGTCGGCGTGCTCGCCAAGGAAGGGCCGCGCGTGATGGGCCTCCACGCGCTGTCGTTCGTCGGCTTCGTGATCTCGAGCCTGTTCGGCCTCTGGCTCGTGTGGGGCATCGCCCGCTCCGGCCGGCTGTAG
- the secD gene encoding protein translocase subunit SecD codes for MTRRAALVVVSLVVVALVGVALLAIPGSPIHKKTTLGLDLQGGLEVTLQAVPPKDRPLTKADLERSVSIMRDRVDRLGVSEPEIRTQGSDQIAIQLPGVKDPAAAAKIIGKTATLELYDLEANLAPPSIDARRFPVEKASVYDLLAGQQALAARGAPDQYWLFDGKKKLVAGPVSTKAAALRKFGGRVPKAFKLFAVPPGTVVVSCAPGDICPTQSGGNIAPVRLWYLLKYDPPAVPEMTGADLKLSGTRQDFDTQTNQPIVTMQFTKAGARKFAEITRREAQRGKLLTNTIGGGQKIEQHFAIVLDREIKSFPSIDWERYPGGISGSNGAQITGNFTIQEAKDLALVLQTGALPVKFVTLDQTAISATLGKDSLNEAKKAALIGLLVVALFLLLFYRLLGLVAVLGLGIYAAFLYAAILLFNVTLTLPGFAGLVLTLGVAADANVVIFERIKEESRAGRSVRAAIQTGYTKGFHTIVDANVVTAITALVLFAVATASVRGFALMLLIGTAVSMLTAVLATRALLSLLAGFKWFESPRFVGAEGRGIPGWLKLDYIGRRRIWLTISGVVVAVSIVALLFLRLNLGIDFKGGTQLSFKTAAPVSLEAVRAETARVGRASAVIQGRGTATNGKYRSFQLRTETLTAAETAQLQSSLARSVDAEAFGAKNVSSSFGRQIARSAIFAIVVSLLLIVGYISTRFQWQFAAPVIIALAHDVIITVGVYALVGREVTTSTVAAVLTVLGYSIYDTIIIFDRIRENVPLMKRGSYRQIVNVSLWETIPRSLATSFITLLPILALLAFGGDTLKDFAFALLIGIASGAYSSIFVAAPILSMIKEREPEYARRKHEDVAGIQSVGGVVVEAAPAPAPAPASAPAPAAPAAVPSSAKRERRRQRRSNRPHGRAR; via the coding sequence ATGACCCGCCGCGCAGCCCTCGTCGTCGTCTCGCTCGTCGTCGTCGCACTCGTCGGCGTGGCGCTGCTCGCGATCCCCGGCTCGCCCATCCACAAGAAGACGACGCTCGGGCTCGACCTCCAGGGCGGCCTCGAGGTGACGCTGCAGGCCGTGCCGCCGAAGGACCGGCCGCTGACCAAGGCCGACCTCGAGCGCTCCGTCTCGATCATGCGCGACCGCGTCGACCGCCTCGGCGTGTCCGAGCCGGAGATCCGCACGCAGGGCTCGGACCAGATCGCGATCCAGCTGCCCGGCGTCAAGGATCCCGCCGCGGCCGCGAAGATCATCGGCAAGACGGCCACGCTCGAGCTCTACGACCTCGAGGCGAACCTGGCGCCGCCCTCGATCGACGCACGCCGGTTTCCGGTCGAGAAGGCATCCGTGTACGACCTCCTCGCAGGCCAGCAGGCGCTCGCCGCCAGGGGCGCTCCCGACCAGTACTGGCTCTTCGACGGCAAGAAGAAGCTGGTCGCCGGGCCCGTCTCCACGAAGGCGGCAGCCCTGCGCAAGTTCGGCGGCAGGGTGCCGAAGGCGTTCAAGCTCTTCGCCGTGCCGCCCGGCACCGTCGTCGTCTCGTGCGCCCCCGGCGACATCTGCCCCACGCAGTCGGGCGGCAACATCGCGCCCGTGCGCCTCTGGTACCTGCTGAAATACGATCCGCCGGCCGTGCCCGAGATGACCGGCGCCGACCTGAAGCTCTCCGGCACGCGGCAGGACTTCGACACGCAGACCAACCAGCCGATCGTGACGATGCAGTTCACGAAGGCGGGCGCCCGCAAGTTCGCCGAGATCACCCGCCGCGAGGCCCAGCGCGGCAAGCTGCTGACGAACACGATCGGCGGCGGCCAGAAGATCGAGCAGCACTTCGCGATCGTGCTCGACCGCGAGATCAAGTCGTTTCCGTCGATCGACTGGGAGCGCTATCCGGGCGGCATCTCCGGCTCGAACGGCGCGCAGATCACCGGCAACTTCACGATCCAGGAAGCCAAGGACCTCGCGCTCGTCTTGCAGACCGGCGCGCTGCCCGTGAAGTTCGTCACGCTCGACCAGACCGCGATCTCGGCCACGCTCGGCAAGGACTCGCTCAACGAGGCCAAGAAGGCGGCGCTCATCGGCCTGCTCGTCGTCGCCCTCTTCCTGCTGCTCTTCTACCGCCTGCTCGGACTCGTCGCGGTGCTCGGGCTCGGCATCTACGCCGCCTTCCTCTACGCCGCGATCCTGCTCTTCAACGTCACCCTGACGTTGCCGGGCTTCGCCGGCCTCGTGCTCACGCTGGGAGTGGCCGCCGACGCGAACGTCGTCATCTTCGAGCGCATCAAGGAGGAGTCGCGCGCCGGCCGGAGCGTGCGCGCGGCGATCCAGACCGGCTACACGAAGGGCTTCCACACCATCGTCGACGCCAACGTCGTCACCGCGATCACCGCGCTCGTGCTGTTCGCCGTCGCCACCGCCTCGGTGCGCGGCTTCGCGTTGATGCTGCTGATCGGCACCGCGGTCTCGATGCTCACCGCCGTGCTCGCGACGCGCGCGCTGCTGTCGCTGCTCGCGGGCTTCAAGTGGTTCGAGAGCCCGCGCTTCGTCGGCGCCGAGGGCCGCGGCATCCCCGGCTGGCTGAAGCTCGACTACATCGGCCGCCGTCGCATCTGGCTCACGATCTCCGGCGTCGTGGTCGCGGTCTCGATCGTCGCGCTCCTGTTCCTGCGCCTCAACCTCGGCATCGACTTCAAGGGCGGCACGCAGCTGTCGTTCAAGACGGCGGCGCCGGTCTCGCTGGAGGCCGTCCGCGCCGAGACCGCCAGAGTGGGCAGGGCGAGCGCCGTCATCCAGGGCCGCGGCACGGCGACGAACGGCAAGTATCGGAGCTTCCAGCTGCGTACGGAGACGCTGACGGCCGCCGAGACGGCTCAGCTGCAGTCGAGCCTCGCGCGCTCGGTCGACGCGGAGGCGTTCGGCGCGAAGAACGTGTCGTCGAGCTTCGGACGCCAGATCGCCCGCAGCGCGATCTTCGCGATCGTCGTCTCGCTGCTGCTCATCGTCGGCTACATCTCGACGCGCTTCCAGTGGCAGTTCGCGGCGCCGGTGATCATCGCGCTCGCACACGACGTGATCATCACCGTCGGCGTGTACGCGCTCGTCGGGCGAGAGGTGACGACGTCCACGGTTGCCGCGGTGCTGACCGTGCTCGGGTACTCGATCTACGACACGATCATCATCTTCGACCGCATCCGGGAGAACGTGCCGCTCATGAAGCGCGGCTCCTACCGCCAGATCGTCAACGTGTCGCTGTGGGAGACGATCCCGCGCTCCCTCGCCACCTCGTTCATCACGCTGCTGCCGATCCTCGCGCTGCTCGCGTTCGGCGGCGACACCCTCAAGGACTTCGCGTTCGCGCTGCTCATCGGCATCGCCTCCGGCGCCTACTCGTCCATCTTCGTGGCGGCGCCCATCCTGTCGATGATCAAGGAGCGCGAGCCCGAGTACGCGCGCCGCAAGCACGAGGACGTGGCCGGCATCCAGTCGGTCGGCGGAGTCGTCGTCGAAGCGGCTCCCGCGCCCGCGCCCGCTCCCGCTTCCGCGCCCGCGCCCGCCGCCCCCGCCGCCGTTCCGTCGTCGGCGAAGCGCGAGCGCCGGCGCCAGCGCCGCTCGAATCGCCCGCACGGCCGCGCCCGCTAG
- the queA gene encoding tRNA preQ1(34) S-adenosylmethionine ribosyltransferase-isomerase QueA produces MRSAELDYDLPPELIAQHPPRRRDASRLLVYERETGAVRHRTFADLPGELRGELVVVNDTRVVPARLRLRRESGGEAEVLLLEPLGDGAWEALARPSRRLRPGERLGAVELLEPLGGGRWRVRLDGEPAGEPPLPPYIREPLADPARYQTVYAGEPGSAAAPTAGLHFTPELLARLDVERVTLHVGLDTFRPLAVDELERHELHGERYRVEPQAWERIRVAGRVLAVGTTTVRVLETVARDGVLEGRTSLYVLPGFDFRRVDALLTNFHLPRSTLLALVMAFAGVAQTRELYRLAVEERYRFYSFGDAMLIL; encoded by the coding sequence ATGAGATCGGCCGAGCTCGACTACGACCTGCCGCCGGAGCTGATCGCGCAGCATCCGCCGCGGCGGCGCGACGCCTCGCGGCTGCTCGTCTACGAGCGCGAGACGGGTGCCGTGCGCCATCGCACGTTCGCCGACCTGCCCGGCGAGCTGCGCGGCGAGCTCGTCGTCGTGAACGACACGCGCGTCGTCCCGGCGCGGCTGCGCCTGCGCCGGGAGAGCGGGGGCGAGGCGGAGGTGCTCCTGCTCGAGCCGCTCGGCGACGGAGCCTGGGAGGCGCTCGCGCGGCCGTCGCGCCGGCTGCGGCCGGGCGAGCGCCTCGGCGCCGTCGAGTTGCTCGAGCCGCTCGGAGGCGGTCGCTGGCGCGTCCGCCTCGACGGCGAGCCGGCGGGTGAGCCGCCGCTGCCGCCGTACATCCGCGAGCCGCTCGCGGATCCCGCCCGCTACCAGACCGTCTACGCCGGCGAGCCCGGCTCGGCGGCCGCGCCGACCGCCGGCCTCCACTTCACACCAGAGCTGCTCGCGCGCCTCGACGTGGAGCGGGTCACCCTGCACGTGGGGCTCGACACGTTCCGCCCGCTCGCGGTCGACGAGCTCGAGCGGCACGAGCTCCACGGCGAGCGCTACCGCGTCGAGCCGCAGGCGTGGGAGCGCATCCGCGTCGCCGGCCGCGTCCTCGCCGTCGGCACGACGACCGTGCGCGTGCTCGAGACGGTCGCGCGCGACGGGGTGCTCGAGGGGAGGACGAGCCTGTACGTCCTCCCGGGCTTCGACTTCCGCCGCGTGGACGCCCTGCTGACGAACTTCCACCTGCCGCGCTCGACGCTGCTCGCGCTCGTGATGGCGTTCGCCGGTGTGGCGCAGACGCGTGAGCTGTACCGGCTCGCGGTCGAGGAGCGCTACCGCTTCTACTCCTTCGGCGACGCGATGCTGATCCTGTGA